From the Leucobacter tenebrionis genome, one window contains:
- a CDS encoding CapA family protein, whose protein sequence is MAKMVSAEGGRFKITRGGATLIAFDEALEAVEVPGEVAGAPVNRIGPKAFAGHAALGEVILPESVTEIGRAAFADCKSLTEIRLPYGLKRIEDRCFAGCAALSVIYYFSMTGISAVMKSDPTLREDVLPAFIEHIGEAAFADCRSLTSVMIPYQVLTVPARAFEGCESLETVSLHKRITRVAPHAFAGCTRLRELRLPSRCKKIGRNAFAPDTVLVCDEESAALGYAQKTAQRHRVAEPVPVELSSQMIPRRSGEDHVPFYDESVLRRAIDSYEIRHPSYELVNRQQRQLPEATPARFEFDDGVYRGEAKTPGRARIMMVADIMARRRQQNAAAGPEGFGFGFNRVRSLLQECDFAIGNLESTVSPSAPFNSERSHVNARPHLNAPPEFLAAVRGAGFDAVVNAQNHIYDSGTRGLFETLDYQNRFQLMHTGAFASPNDQPYLLVDIGGIRIGVVAFLDGARQPMKRANFTPHGLDTLFPTFARQGVNEHIDAARAAGAEFIIAYAHWGKEYTTDLSPRQRQYAQMLADAGADYIVGAHSHCIQPFTLLKAAGGRTVPCLYSGGNFLCDMNIKPPITRDTLILDLQLERAPDGRVRIASNTYHPCRILEVRRQGRSHYAVFPTNAEVKSESFRKALREARPRIVEAVGDGIEPAH, encoded by the coding sequence ATGGCGAAGATGGTTTCCGCCGAGGGCGGCAGGTTCAAGATCACGCGCGGCGGCGCGACGCTGATCGCCTTCGATGAGGCGCTCGAGGCCGTCGAGGTCCCCGGCGAAGTCGCGGGCGCTCCGGTCAACAGGATCGGCCCCAAGGCCTTCGCCGGGCATGCCGCTCTGGGCGAGGTGATCCTGCCCGAGTCCGTGACCGAGATCGGCCGCGCAGCATTCGCGGACTGCAAGAGCCTCACCGAGATCCGTCTCCCCTACGGTCTGAAGCGAATCGAAGACCGTTGCTTTGCAGGCTGCGCGGCGCTCAGCGTCATCTACTACTTCAGCATGACAGGCATCAGCGCGGTCATGAAGAGCGACCCGACTCTGCGCGAAGACGTGCTGCCTGCGTTCATCGAGCACATCGGCGAGGCCGCGTTCGCGGACTGCCGCAGCCTCACGAGCGTGATGATCCCGTACCAGGTGCTCACCGTTCCCGCCCGTGCGTTCGAGGGGTGCGAGAGCCTTGAAACGGTCAGCCTGCACAAGCGCATCACGAGGGTGGCCCCACACGCCTTCGCCGGCTGCACGCGTCTGCGCGAGTTGCGTCTGCCGAGCAGGTGCAAGAAGATCGGCAGAAATGCGTTCGCACCGGATACCGTGCTCGTCTGCGATGAAGAGTCGGCGGCGCTCGGCTATGCGCAGAAGACGGCTCAGCGGCACCGAGTAGCCGAACCGGTGCCCGTCGAGCTCTCGAGTCAGATGATTCCGCGCCGCTCGGGCGAGGACCACGTGCCCTTCTACGACGAGAGCGTGCTGCGCAGGGCGATCGACAGCTACGAGATCCGCCACCCCTCATACGAGCTCGTGAACCGGCAGCAACGGCAGCTTCCGGAAGCGACGCCGGCGCGCTTCGAGTTCGATGACGGCGTGTACCGCGGGGAGGCGAAGACCCCGGGGCGGGCACGCATCATGATGGTGGCAGACATCATGGCCCGACGGCGGCAGCAGAACGCGGCTGCGGGCCCCGAGGGATTCGGCTTCGGTTTCAACCGGGTGCGGTCGCTGCTGCAGGAGTGCGACTTCGCTATCGGCAATCTCGAATCGACGGTCTCGCCCTCGGCCCCGTTCAACAGTGAGCGCAGCCACGTGAACGCGCGGCCGCACCTCAATGCTCCCCCGGAGTTCCTCGCAGCGGTACGAGGGGCCGGGTTCGATGCCGTGGTGAACGCCCAGAACCACATCTACGACTCGGGTACCCGGGGGCTGTTCGAGACGCTCGACTACCAGAATCGTTTTCAGCTCATGCACACGGGGGCCTTCGCGTCTCCGAACGATCAGCCCTATCTCCTCGTCGATATCGGGGGCATCCGCATCGGCGTGGTGGCTTTCCTCGACGGAGCGCGGCAGCCCATGAAGAGGGCCAACTTCACGCCCCACGGCCTGGATACGCTCTTCCCCACCTTCGCCCGGCAGGGAGTCAATGAGCACATCGATGCCGCCCGCGCCGCTGGAGCGGAGTTCATCATCGCCTACGCGCACTGGGGCAAGGAGTACACGACCGACCTCAGCCCCAGACAGAGGCAGTACGCTCAGATGCTCGCCGACGCGGGCGCCGACTACATCGTCGGCGCGCACTCGCACTGCATTCAGCCGTTCACGCTGCTCAAGGCGGCGGGCGGACGCACGGTCCCCTGCCTCTACTCCGGCGGCAACTTCCTGTGCGACATGAATATCAAACCGCCCATCACCCGCGACACGCTCATACTCGACCTGCAGCTCGAACGAGCGCCCGATGGCAGGGTTCGAATCGCCTCGAACACCTACCACCCGTGCCGCATTCTCGAGGTGCGCAGGCAGGGACGCAGCCATTATGCGGTGTTCCCGACGAATGCCGAGGTCAAATCGGAGAGCTTCCGCAAAGCGCTGCGCGAGGCGCGCCCACGCATCGTCGAGGCCGTGGGCGACGGAATCGAGCCCGCGCACTGA
- a CDS encoding APC family permease: protein MHATTEATTTRLNKTLKPHWVWAIALGSAVGWGAFILPADWMGTAGPLGALIGMTIGGALMIVVGVSYGFLARTFPVSGGAFAYTLVGFGRLHAYICAWFMTLGYVSIVALNASALAVLARQVVPQVAEMGYLYTVAGWDVYLGEVLISTAALIIFAALNVRGSGNSARLQFYMCVLMIAAVLAIVIGVLASPQGRVSNIDPLFNPETPALAGVLAIVAIAPWAFIGFDNIPQTAEEFSFSASKAFKLIVWSLVAATGLYLAMILATAAGAPWQAELAKQPVWLTADVVTAAIGPIGLVLLCVAAFMGIATGLNGFYMAGSRVLLAMGRAQMIPSSFAKVHPKHGTPSTGIWFVLIVCLVAPWFGRTALNWIVDMASIGFTFAFAYTCLCAFRMFQWSGTKEAVPGSASTTRKLLAGAGVVVAIVFTILLLAPGSPAQLSVPSFIAMGAWILIGVVFYLLRRRHSSSVTDDEVDIAVLGSVRPEWVRSL from the coding sequence ATGCATGCCACAACCGAGGCCACGACGACGAGGTTGAACAAGACGCTCAAGCCTCATTGGGTATGGGCGATCGCTCTCGGCTCCGCAGTGGGGTGGGGAGCGTTCATCCTTCCCGCCGACTGGATGGGCACCGCGGGCCCGCTGGGCGCACTCATCGGCATGACGATCGGCGGCGCGCTCATGATCGTGGTCGGCGTGAGCTACGGCTTCCTCGCTCGCACGTTCCCGGTCTCGGGCGGTGCATTCGCCTACACTCTCGTGGGATTCGGACGTTTGCACGCGTACATATGCGCGTGGTTCATGACTCTGGGCTATGTCTCCATCGTCGCCTTGAACGCTTCAGCGCTGGCGGTACTCGCACGGCAGGTGGTTCCGCAGGTCGCCGAGATGGGCTACCTCTACACAGTCGCCGGCTGGGATGTGTACCTTGGCGAAGTACTCATCTCGACCGCGGCGCTCATCATCTTCGCCGCACTCAACGTCAGGGGCAGCGGGAACTCGGCACGTCTGCAGTTCTATATGTGCGTGTTGATGATCGCGGCGGTTCTCGCAATCGTCATCGGTGTGCTCGCCTCTCCCCAGGGCCGAGTGAGCAACATCGACCCTCTCTTCAACCCTGAGACTCCGGCGCTCGCCGGAGTGCTCGCTATCGTCGCAATCGCCCCCTGGGCGTTCATCGGCTTCGATAACATTCCGCAAACCGCGGAGGAATTCAGCTTCTCGGCGTCGAAGGCGTTCAAGCTCATCGTCTGGTCACTCGTCGCCGCTACCGGACTCTACCTCGCGATGATCCTCGCAACCGCAGCAGGCGCCCCCTGGCAGGCTGAACTCGCCAAGCAGCCGGTGTGGCTGACCGCCGACGTCGTCACCGCCGCAATCGGCCCAATCGGACTCGTTCTGCTCTGTGTAGCAGCATTCATGGGCATCGCTACGGGGCTCAACGGGTTCTACATGGCAGGTTCACGCGTGCTCTTGGCTATGGGTCGGGCTCAGATGATCCCGTCGTCCTTCGCCAAGGTGCACCCCAAGCACGGCACCCCCAGCACCGGTATCTGGTTCGTGCTCATCGTTTGTCTGGTTGCACCGTGGTTCGGCCGCACAGCGCTCAACTGGATCGTCGACATGGCTTCGATCGGCTTCACCTTCGCATTCGCCTACACCTGCCTCTGCGCCTTCCGCATGTTCCAGTGGAGCGGCACGAAAGAAGCAGTGCCGGGTTCGGCCTCGACCACGCGGAAGCTGCTGGCCGGCGCCGGAGTGGTGGTCGCCATCGTCTTCACAATCCTGCTATTGGCTCCCGGCTCGCCGGCTCAGCTGTCGGTGCCGTCCTTCATCGCGATGGGAGCATGGATCCTCATCGGCGTCGTCTTCTACCTATTGCGCCGCCGCCACAGTTCCTCTGTCACCGACGACGAGGTTGACATCGCTGTGCTGGGCTCCGTGCGCCCGGAGTGGGTGCGGTCCCTCTAA
- a CDS encoding FG-GAP repeat domain-containing protein, with protein sequence MESLSYPMQADTGLAAKESWVYGGGRDKEEVYPSYTAARQASRDAHMNAASTWNAPQMSAWADCGGYVATVVKNMVDPHFPWLLTNRQRQYLEDPTNGWTKVGDTHDYRPSDYQPGDVMVGSGHIMFWVGDWQGRSEVVNDASLSFDETTRSGKMPGFRIAALTPGISKETGKPAMVDGVKRHYEVYRFTKRIASPIGTTDWANRSDDIFHDGRPDIIAVTSAGSLRFYPGTGAVDALGPYTQIGSGFVNHQVITPGDFDHDGYQDIISVNNGTGAMYLHRGNGTGGFLNRVQIGSGFQTIRELTSVGDFDGDSNPDLLGITRADGRLVLWRGNGAGGWLSQQEIGSGFQNLKIASAGDFDGNGRPDIVSWNDSTGLVYLHRGNGNAGWLSRITLAQSGFANRTFQSIGDIDRDGYGDLIAIDRNTGQLIQHSGGPTGTVLGAGTPIGSGWEYMRSIS encoded by the coding sequence ATGGAAAGTCTCTCTTATCCGATGCAGGCCGACACGGGGCTTGCGGCGAAAGAATCCTGGGTGTACGGAGGGGGCCGCGACAAAGAGGAAGTGTATCCCTCATACACAGCCGCACGCCAAGCTTCTCGTGACGCCCACATGAACGCCGCATCTACTTGGAACGCGCCACAGATGTCCGCGTGGGCGGATTGCGGAGGCTACGTCGCCACGGTCGTCAAGAACATGGTGGATCCCCACTTCCCCTGGCTCCTCACCAACCGGCAACGCCAGTATCTCGAGGACCCCACGAACGGATGGACGAAGGTCGGCGATACCCACGACTACCGCCCTTCCGACTATCAACCCGGGGATGTGATGGTCGGGAGTGGGCACATCATGTTCTGGGTCGGCGATTGGCAGGGGCGCTCTGAGGTAGTCAACGATGCTTCGCTCTCGTTTGATGAGACCACGCGCTCCGGAAAAATGCCCGGCTTTCGAATCGCGGCACTTACGCCGGGCATCTCGAAGGAGACGGGGAAGCCCGCAATGGTCGACGGCGTAAAACGCCACTACGAGGTGTACCGATTCACGAAGCGCATCGCAAGCCCGATCGGCACGACCGACTGGGCGAATAGAAGTGACGACATCTTCCATGATGGGCGGCCGGATATCATCGCGGTGACCAGCGCAGGCTCGCTACGTTTCTACCCCGGTACCGGTGCCGTAGATGCATTGGGACCCTATACCCAGATCGGGTCAGGATTCGTTAACCACCAAGTAATAACTCCGGGTGATTTCGATCATGACGGCTACCAGGACATCATCTCCGTCAACAACGGGACCGGCGCCATGTATCTTCACCGCGGAAACGGTACAGGAGGCTTCCTTAACCGGGTACAAATTGGCTCCGGCTTTCAGACCATCAGAGAGTTGACGAGTGTGGGTGATTTCGATGGGGACAGCAATCCCGACCTCCTCGGGATCACCCGAGCCGACGGCCGTTTGGTTCTCTGGCGGGGCAATGGAGCAGGGGGCTGGCTCAGCCAGCAGGAGATCGGCTCCGGCTTCCAGAACCTCAAGATCGCTTCGGCCGGGGATTTCGACGGTAACGGACGGCCCGATATCGTTTCTTGGAATGACAGCACTGGGCTCGTTTATCTTCACCGTGGCAACGGGAACGCAGGCTGGTTGAGCCGAATCACACTTGCCCAGTCAGGGTTTGCCAATCGCACCTTTCAGTCAATTGGCGATATCGATCGCGATGGGTACGGAGACCTGATCGCAATCGATAGAAACACCGGCCAGCTCATTCAGCACTCCGGAGGCCCCACAGGCACCGTCCTCGGTGCAGGCACCCCCATCGGCTCCGGCTGGGAGTACATGCGCAGCATCTCGTGA